One segment of Arthrobacter sp. MMS18-M83 DNA contains the following:
- a CDS encoding PAS and ANTAR domain-containing protein — protein MVDSPRTYSSALGGAGFLAGTFLFDPLSGKAEWSDGLFNLHGYQRGEVVPTLELLMSHKHPDDRPRTIEILDEVFRDGGHFCIYHRIIDAHGHTRRVLTAGRGLLGASGMVVTLEGATIDLTSTLRRETEQAARDAVAGANATRGVIHQARGILMGRLLVTSDAAFKLLISGSSRTNVKVAVLASQLVRLADSDQGPESVDEFIRVLQACDQA, from the coding sequence ATGGTGGACAGCCCCCGTACGTATTCAAGTGCGCTCGGCGGCGCGGGATTTTTGGCCGGAACCTTCCTTTTTGACCCGCTCTCAGGCAAAGCGGAGTGGTCCGACGGGCTGTTCAACCTCCACGGCTACCAGCGAGGGGAAGTTGTGCCCACGCTCGAGCTGCTGATGTCTCATAAGCACCCCGATGATAGGCCGCGGACTATCGAGATCTTGGATGAAGTATTCCGTGACGGCGGACATTTCTGCATCTACCACCGGATAATTGACGCGCATGGACATACCCGACGCGTGCTGACGGCGGGGCGCGGGCTTCTTGGCGCCTCGGGGATGGTCGTAACCCTCGAGGGCGCCACGATCGACCTGACATCAACCCTCCGCCGGGAAACCGAGCAGGCCGCACGGGACGCCGTCGCCGGTGCCAATGCCACACGTGGTGTCATCCATCAGGCGCGCGGCATCCTGATGGGACGCTTGCTCGTCACCTCCGATGCCGCCTTCAAATTGCTCATCAGCGGCAGTAGCCGGACCAACGTCAAAGTGGCAGTCCTCGCCTCCCAACTCGTTCGCTTGGCTGATAGCGATCAGGGACCGGAATCGGTCGACGAATTCATTCGGGTTCTCCAGGCCTGCGACCAGGCATAG
- a CDS encoding Hpt domain-containing protein, whose translation MAATAREAVFHPGALLDLADQMQCITIPRSYALTFLDMLQTRVERILSTLGNNDAEAAMDAVLSLKVNAHMVGARAIEGTCSGLEQSILHGDIRGAARNAGVLPGNIGTLKTAMSEFLSLALVEPATCSRAVFWRLGD comes from the coding sequence ATGGCAGCCACAGCACGCGAGGCGGTCTTCCACCCCGGCGCCCTGCTGGACCTCGCAGACCAGATGCAATGCATCACCATTCCGAGGAGTTACGCGCTGACCTTCCTGGATATGCTCCAGACGCGGGTGGAGCGTATCCTTTCCACCCTCGGCAACAATGACGCCGAGGCCGCCATGGACGCCGTGCTCAGCCTCAAAGTCAACGCCCACATGGTGGGCGCCCGTGCCATTGAGGGAACCTGCAGCGGCCTCGAGCAAAGCATCCTCCACGGCGACATCCGAGGCGCGGCACGCAATGCCGGCGTCCTTCCCGGCAATATCGGCACCCTCAAAACCGCGATGTCCGAATTCCTATCCCTTGCCCTGGTAGAACCTGCGACCTGTTCGCGCGCTGTATTCTGGAGACTCGGTGATTAA
- a CDS encoding response regulator transcription factor, which yields MGTAGVAVVIEDDDDIREVVHAVLEASGLEVYAAGNGIDGVAAVRRHNPDVITLDLGLPDIDGIEVTRRVREFSDAYIVMLTARAREVDTLQGLAVGADDFVTKPFRPRELLARVETLLRRPRGSKLSGGTFAGITTAELTPAEGAPAAAPNSSATAVHRGSHETTSPPGADSTGLEHNGLYLDVATRTTRVDAEEVQLTRTEFDLLQALMEAGRVVRSTSGLARWLHAREYETGTYVSESEERAIQVHIANLRRKLGDSAQSPRWVETVRGIGYRLAAKTTEN from the coding sequence GTGGGCACAGCTGGCGTAGCTGTAGTAATCGAGGATGACGACGATATCCGGGAAGTGGTCCACGCCGTCCTCGAAGCTTCAGGGCTGGAGGTGTACGCGGCCGGGAACGGTATTGATGGCGTGGCTGCGGTCCGCCGTCACAACCCGGACGTCATCACCCTGGACCTTGGCTTGCCCGATATCGATGGCATAGAGGTTACCCGTCGCGTACGGGAGTTCAGCGACGCTTACATCGTCATGCTTACGGCCCGTGCACGCGAGGTGGACACGCTACAAGGACTGGCGGTCGGCGCGGACGATTTCGTCACCAAACCCTTCCGCCCCCGCGAGCTCCTGGCCCGTGTTGAGACGCTCCTCCGCAGGCCCCGGGGCAGCAAGCTATCGGGCGGCACTTTCGCAGGAATCACGACGGCGGAGCTGACCCCAGCAGAGGGGGCGCCGGCTGCGGCGCCGAACTCGTCGGCAACAGCGGTGCACCGAGGATCGCACGAAACAACCAGCCCACCAGGGGCGGATAGTACCGGTCTGGAACACAATGGCCTCTACTTGGACGTGGCTACGCGGACAACGCGGGTCGATGCCGAAGAAGTGCAATTGACCCGCACTGAGTTCGACCTGCTCCAGGCGCTTATGGAAGCCGGACGCGTGGTCCGAAGTACCTCGGGGCTTGCCCGCTGGCTACATGCCAGGGAGTACGAAACCGGAACCTACGTCAGCGAGTCCGAAGAGCGCGCCATCCAGGTTCACATCGCCAATTTGCGCCGGAAGTTGGGCGATTCGGCACAGTCGCCGCGTTGGGTGGAGACCGTGCGTGGCATTGGATACCGCCTGGCCGCAAAGACTACGGAAAACTGA
- a CDS encoding TadE/TadG family type IV pilus assembly protein has protein sequence MPRASERGAVAVEFALLAPVLIMLLLGIMEFGRAYNVQVSLSNAAREGVRVMAISNDQTAAKTAAKNAAVSLNPLLADTNFTFSPASCTSGAQMSVTIKYTLSTLTGIAGPFPMQGVGVMVCSG, from the coding sequence ATGCCCAGGGCATCAGAGCGCGGTGCCGTGGCGGTTGAATTCGCGTTGCTGGCACCTGTCTTGATCATGCTGCTCCTGGGCATCATGGAATTCGGCAGAGCATACAACGTGCAGGTGTCGCTCTCGAATGCAGCCCGCGAAGGTGTCCGCGTCATGGCGATTTCGAATGATCAGACGGCCGCCAAGACAGCGGCGAAGAACGCCGCCGTTTCCCTGAACCCACTGTTGGCCGATACGAACTTCACCTTCAGTCCGGCCAGTTGCACCTCCGGAGCCCAGATGTCCGTGACCATCAAATACACCCTCAGCACCCTCACGGGAATCGCGGGGCCTTTCCCGATGCAAGGAGTAGGAGTCATGGTATGCAGCGGCTGA
- a CDS encoding Flp family type IVb pilin: MFSLVSNNASRIRRDETGATAVEYGIMVSLIAVVIIVAVTLLGGTLKNTFSQVQCSVSGKTWTAGVNGAAGTCA; the protein is encoded by the coding sequence ATGTTTTCTCTGGTCTCAAACAACGCGTCTCGCATCCGCCGCGACGAAACCGGCGCAACCGCTGTCGAATACGGCATCATGGTTTCTCTTATCGCCGTTGTCATTATCGTCGCCGTCACCTTGCTCGGCGGGACGCTCAAGAACACGTTCTCCCAGGTGCAGTGTTCCGTAAGCGGCAAAACCTGGACGGCTGGCGTCAACGGCGCCGCTGGCACCTGCGCCTAG
- a CDS encoding signal peptidase I yields MGSSLSSSTGPRLGARIRQRISLRRVRGMIATTAATLAALVFLGVGVVAPLLHIGFSPVLTGSMRPAYAPGDLLITAPADVTSLRPGQIAVFTPPGESVPFAHRITTIAGTPSKPVLTTKGDANPAPDHWTAVLDQAQVPVVVGVIPSVGSVLLWIESPLQRALLTASFGLTVTGSAVWWILTKPCFIPRPPHTGHLRPAQRRPRSLKPSRTSSLKGFVMSATPARRAARSAARPAPALFAACAVAAAGLAITGGGVFAALNATASNATAQNATSGTLSLTMANNGTGFGQSVSSLAPGDTVIRYVNLTQGNTMDGKALTLAVADATSSKLTTDATKGLHVTVTQCSGTWTTTGAGTCTGTGATTTVLATSVPLSSLVAAPSTLIAGTVTAGSTVNLQLSLTLPDQNETTANGVLPASPIQGLSSALTWTFGETQRTSTTTGS; encoded by the coding sequence ATGGGCAGCTCACTCAGCTCCAGCACGGGTCCGCGCCTGGGGGCGAGGATCCGTCAACGTATTTCTCTACGCCGCGTGCGCGGCATGATCGCGACGACGGCCGCGACACTCGCCGCACTGGTGTTCCTTGGCGTCGGGGTCGTGGCCCCGCTGCTGCACATCGGATTCTCCCCGGTCCTGACCGGCAGCATGCGCCCGGCCTACGCCCCCGGGGACCTGCTCATCACGGCACCGGCCGATGTGACCAGCCTTCGCCCAGGTCAGATCGCAGTGTTTACACCTCCAGGTGAGAGCGTCCCGTTCGCCCACCGCATCACCACCATCGCCGGGACTCCGTCGAAACCGGTCCTCACCACCAAAGGTGACGCCAACCCGGCTCCGGACCACTGGACGGCCGTGCTGGACCAGGCCCAGGTGCCCGTCGTCGTCGGCGTCATTCCCTCGGTAGGAAGCGTCCTGCTGTGGATCGAGAGCCCCCTCCAGCGGGCCCTCCTGACCGCCTCGTTCGGCCTCACGGTGACCGGCTCGGCTGTCTGGTGGATCCTGACGAAGCCCTGCTTCATCCCACGGCCGCCGCACACCGGGCACCTCCGGCCGGCGCAGCGCCGTCCCCGCTCACTAAAACCATCCCGCACCAGCTCCCTAAAAGGATTCGTCATGTCTGCAACCCCAGCCCGCCGCGCCGCCCGTTCCGCCGCCCGCCCGGCGCCCGCACTGTTCGCCGCCTGCGCCGTGGCAGCGGCCGGCCTGGCAATCACTGGAGGTGGGGTGTTCGCAGCCTTGAACGCCACCGCGTCCAACGCCACCGCCCAGAACGCCACTTCCGGCACTCTGAGCCTGACTATGGCCAACAACGGGACCGGATTCGGCCAGTCCGTCTCCAGCCTCGCCCCCGGGGACACCGTGATCCGCTACGTCAACCTCACACAGGGCAACACCATGGACGGCAAGGCACTGACCCTCGCTGTCGCGGATGCTACTTCTAGCAAGCTCACCACCGACGCCACCAAGGGACTCCACGTCACTGTCACCCAGTGCTCCGGCACCTGGACCACCACCGGTGCCGGCACCTGCACGGGCACCGGTGCCACCACCACCGTCCTGGCGACAAGCGTTCCCCTGAGCTCCCTCGTCGCGGCGCCTTCGACCCTGATCGCCGGTACCGTCACGGCGGGGTCCACTGTGAACCTCCAGCTCTCCCTGACCCTGCCGGACCAGAACGAAACCACGGCCAACGGAGTCCTTCCCGCCAGCCCGATCCAGGGCCTGTCCTCGGCACTGACCTGGACCTTCGGCGAAACCCAGCGCACCTCCACCACCACCGGAAGCTAA
- a CDS encoding TetR/AcrR family transcriptional regulator has translation MTTTAKDHEERPRAKTVGERQRHPTEVRRQLVIDAARDLIADKGLFNVLIRDISKACGVSPGTITYHFKSLDEVLMEVVKAETADFYVPLQESARGSGDPTRELLYFLEGMFGADANSRRHWLIWFDFWSAAARDEAYGRWMSEHYDGWRNALREITERGVSEGSFVCDDPRSFAIETAAMVDGLAVQCYARGSSLPVETSRNLLIAFVRRELKIS, from the coding sequence ATGACAACCACCGCAAAGGACCACGAGGAGCGGCCCCGCGCCAAGACGGTCGGCGAACGGCAGCGGCACCCCACTGAAGTGCGGCGTCAGCTTGTGATTGACGCTGCGCGGGACCTGATCGCGGACAAGGGGCTGTTCAACGTCCTCATCCGCGACATTTCAAAAGCCTGCGGAGTCTCACCCGGGACCATCACCTACCACTTCAAGAGTCTCGATGAAGTCCTGATGGAAGTAGTCAAGGCAGAAACCGCCGACTTCTACGTTCCACTCCAAGAGAGCGCCAGGGGGTCCGGCGACCCCACCCGGGAACTGCTGTATTTCCTGGAGGGGATGTTCGGCGCCGACGCGAACTCCCGCCGGCACTGGTTGATTTGGTTCGACTTCTGGTCAGCCGCAGCCAGGGACGAAGCTTACGGGCGCTGGATGAGCGAGCACTACGACGGCTGGCGTAACGCCTTGCGTGAGATTACCGAGCGCGGCGTCAGCGAGGGTTCCTTCGTCTGCGATGATCCCCGGAGCTTCGCCATTGAGACGGCGGCCATGGTGGATGGCCTCGCCGTCCAGTGCTATGCGCGGGGTTCGTCCTTGCCGGTGGAAACATCCCGGAACCTGCTTATTGCGTTCGTGAGGCGCGAGCTCAAGATTAGCTGA
- a CDS encoding LCP family protein, which yields MLIHVPADRQKIYGISILRDNWVHIPGYGASKINASLEVGGTPLVVRTVESLLGTHIDHTVMLDFNGFKTLTDGLGGIDVNVTFPFTASFETHHVFPAGVNHLDGQAALEFVRERYSFVDGDYQRVRNQQTFLRALLVKLSGGVQTPAGVLGLVNFAVNDLTVDQGFDPASVAILAYGLRTVDPGASVFFTLPTAGTGTSPDGQSIVLPDYAGIAEVAAALRDGTLPEYAVAHGY from the coding sequence ATGCTGATCCACGTACCGGCAGACCGGCAGAAGATCTACGGCATTTCGATCCTGCGCGATAACTGGGTGCACATCCCGGGCTATGGTGCCTCCAAGATCAACGCCAGCCTTGAGGTGGGAGGCACCCCCTTGGTGGTCCGGACCGTCGAATCACTGTTGGGCACGCACATAGACCACACCGTCATGCTGGACTTCAACGGCTTCAAGACCCTCACGGATGGCCTCGGCGGTATCGACGTCAATGTCACGTTCCCATTCACCGCAAGCTTTGAGACCCATCACGTATTCCCCGCCGGAGTCAACCATTTGGACGGACAAGCAGCCCTGGAGTTCGTCCGCGAGCGCTACTCGTTCGTGGACGGAGACTACCAGCGGGTCCGCAATCAGCAAACGTTCCTCCGGGCTCTTCTGGTCAAGCTCTCGGGCGGTGTCCAGACTCCCGCAGGTGTCCTCGGCTTGGTCAACTTCGCAGTCAACGACCTCACCGTGGACCAGGGATTCGACCCCGCTTCCGTCGCCATCCTGGCCTATGGACTCCGAACTGTGGATCCAGGCGCCTCCGTCTTCTTCACCCTGCCCACGGCTGGGACTGGCACTTCCCCGGACGGGCAATCGATCGTGCTGCCCGATTACGCCGGAATCGCAGAAGTGGCCGCCGCGTTGCGGGACGGCACCCTGCCGGAGTACGCCGTCGCGCACGGTTACTGA
- a CDS encoding plastocyanin/azurin family copper-binding protein: MTAHPKPLLLRRLRALLVLLLALALPVALSGTAAADGSKSARTWTVQVGSESSDQAIQGMSFLPRNIFINAGDKVTWEANSAEIHTVTFLAAGQTIESTQPFDPFNPLFVSAQGGTSYDGHSYYNSGVMTNVSDSGFPEIDSYTLKFPDTGDFTYYCLVHGIVMKGTVHVRDKGTDYPFTQEQYNNRVARAERAILRDGYEQWSEARDQADDHTVFTGTDNGVAMVMRFIEEKVVIHVGESVSFVNNGMGAPHTVTFGAEPANFFPPLGDPTNYTGGQLNSGFMVPGTTFTVTFNKAGEYDYICALHDFMGMKGTVVVED, translated from the coding sequence ATGACTGCTCATCCAAAACCCCTCCTTTTGCGGCGCCTTCGGGCGCTCTTGGTGTTGCTCCTTGCCCTGGCGTTGCCGGTGGCACTCAGTGGCACGGCCGCCGCGGACGGCAGCAAATCTGCACGGACGTGGACCGTCCAGGTGGGCTCCGAATCGTCGGATCAGGCCATCCAAGGAATGTCCTTCCTCCCGAGGAACATTTTCATCAATGCCGGTGACAAGGTCACATGGGAAGCCAACTCGGCGGAAATCCACACGGTCACGTTCCTGGCCGCAGGGCAAACGATTGAGTCCACGCAACCCTTCGATCCCTTCAACCCCCTCTTCGTGTCTGCACAGGGCGGCACGTCCTACGATGGTCACTCCTATTACAACTCCGGTGTGATGACGAACGTCTCGGACAGTGGGTTCCCGGAAATCGACTCGTACACCTTGAAGTTCCCGGACACGGGCGACTTCACGTATTACTGCCTGGTGCACGGGATCGTTATGAAGGGCACTGTCCACGTGCGGGACAAGGGAACGGACTACCCGTTCACCCAGGAGCAGTACAACAACCGGGTAGCGCGGGCTGAGCGGGCCATCCTCCGCGACGGCTATGAGCAGTGGAGCGAAGCCCGTGACCAGGCCGATGACCACACGGTCTTTACTGGGACCGACAACGGCGTGGCTATGGTCATGCGGTTCATTGAGGAGAAAGTTGTGATCCATGTTGGCGAGAGCGTGAGTTTCGTAAACAACGGCATGGGCGCTCCGCATACGGTGACCTTCGGTGCCGAGCCGGCCAACTTCTTCCCGCCACTTGGTGATCCGACTAACTACACCGGTGGGCAGCTCAATTCCGGCTTCATGGTGCCGGGCACGACGTTTACCGTGACATTCAATAAGGCAGGGGAATATGACTACATCTGCGCGCTGCACGACTTCATGGGAATGAAGGGCACGGTGGTTGTGGAGGACTGA
- a CDS encoding Flp family type IVb pilin — MLSNFPKSAREAQSDETGATAVEYGIMVSLIAVVIIVAVALLGGTLKETFSQVQCSVSGKTWTAGANGAAGTCA; from the coding sequence ATGCTTTCCAATTTCCCAAAGTCAGCACGTGAGGCGCAGAGTGACGAAACCGGAGCCACCGCCGTCGAGTACGGCATCATGGTTTCCCTCATTGCTGTCGTCATTATCGTCGCCGTCGCGCTGCTGGGCGGGACGCTCAAGGAGACGTTCTCCCAGGTCCAGTGTTCCGTAAGCGGCAAAACCTGGACGGCTGGTGCAAACGGTGCCGCTGGCACCTGCGCCTAG
- a CDS encoding S9 family peptidase, with amino-acid sequence MTQTPGSAQPSHTEGPTAPVAKKVPTTREHHGDVFVDNYEWLRDKESAEVVEHLKAENAYQEAVTAHQEPLREAIFQEIKGRTQETDLSVPSRKDNWWYYTRSIEGKEYGIHCRFRAAHSGDAVADWTPPAVEPGVELQGEEVLLDGNVEAEGKPFFSIGGTAVTVDGNLYAYAVDNSGEERFTLRIKDVRTGELLPDVIENIFYGVAFSPDGTRIFYTVVDDAWRPYQVKSHVLGTPVSDDLVIYQEDDVAMWLGFEISSDRRYLVLSIGCSEFSETRLLRFDDYDAGLSTVISRDEHILYEAEPFLLDGAETILLTHNKDAINSMVSIADPAEFAKPLAQQHWRTVVDHSDSIRVNGAGVTSTHLVVAVRQDTIERVQVLPLAGLGTAAQGAAVEPAFDEELYTAGVAGSDYDAPVIRIGYTSFFTPSRVYDFVLPTAELPQGELLLRKESPVLGGYDASDYVATREWATAADGTRVPLSVLRHSSVSQDSTGAGLVYGYGSYEVSIDPGFGVARLSLLDRGIVMVIAHIRGGGELGRHWYDDGKKLNKKNTFTDFIAATDWLASSGWVAPNRIAAMGGSAGGLLMGAVANLAPEKYAAIVAAVPFVDALNTILDPELPLSALEWEEWGNPITDPEVYQYMKSYTPYENIHAVSYPKIAAVTSFNDTRVFYVEPAKWVQALRSETTGTAPIVMKIEMEGGHGGASGRYVQWRERAWDYAFVADSLGAVDLLPGAGLK; translated from the coding sequence ATGACCCAGACTCCCGGTTCCGCCCAGCCGTCCCACACCGAAGGCCCAACAGCCCCCGTCGCCAAAAAGGTGCCCACCACCCGCGAGCACCACGGCGATGTTTTCGTGGACAACTACGAATGGCTGCGGGACAAGGAATCCGCCGAAGTCGTCGAGCACTTGAAGGCTGAAAACGCCTACCAAGAGGCGGTTACTGCGCATCAGGAACCGCTACGCGAGGCCATCTTCCAGGAAATCAAGGGCCGCACCCAGGAGACGGACCTCTCGGTCCCGAGCCGCAAGGACAACTGGTGGTACTACACCCGGTCTATTGAGGGCAAGGAGTACGGCATCCACTGCCGTTTCCGCGCGGCACACTCCGGCGATGCGGTGGCCGACTGGACGCCGCCGGCGGTGGAACCCGGCGTCGAACTCCAAGGCGAAGAAGTCCTGCTGGACGGCAACGTCGAAGCCGAAGGCAAGCCGTTCTTCTCCATTGGCGGCACAGCCGTGACGGTGGACGGCAACCTCTATGCCTACGCCGTGGACAACTCCGGCGAGGAACGATTCACCCTTCGCATCAAGGACGTGCGGACCGGCGAACTCCTGCCCGACGTCATCGAGAACATTTTCTACGGCGTGGCCTTCTCCCCAGACGGCACTCGGATCTTCTACACCGTGGTGGACGACGCCTGGCGCCCTTACCAAGTGAAGTCGCACGTCCTGGGAACGCCCGTCAGCGATGACCTGGTCATCTACCAAGAGGACGACGTCGCCATGTGGCTCGGCTTCGAAATCTCCTCCGACCGGCGCTACCTTGTGCTGAGCATCGGCTGCTCGGAATTCAGCGAAACGCGCCTGCTGCGCTTTGACGACTACGACGCCGGCCTGTCCACCGTGATTTCCCGTGACGAACATATTCTCTACGAGGCCGAGCCATTCCTCTTGGATGGCGCTGAAACCATCCTCCTCACGCACAACAAGGACGCCATCAACTCGATGGTTTCCATCGCGGACCCGGCCGAGTTCGCCAAGCCGCTGGCCCAGCAGCACTGGCGCACCGTCGTCGACCATTCCGACTCCATTCGCGTCAACGGTGCCGGCGTCACGTCGACGCATCTGGTGGTGGCGGTGCGGCAGGACACGATCGAACGCGTGCAGGTGCTGCCCCTCGCTGGACTGGGAACGGCGGCGCAGGGCGCCGCCGTGGAACCTGCCTTCGACGAGGAGCTGTACACGGCAGGGGTAGCGGGTTCGGACTACGACGCCCCGGTGATCCGCATCGGCTACACCTCCTTCTTCACGCCGTCCAGGGTGTACGACTTCGTGCTGCCCACAGCAGAACTCCCGCAGGGCGAGCTGCTGCTGCGGAAGGAAAGCCCGGTGCTGGGCGGGTACGACGCGTCAGACTACGTGGCCACGCGGGAATGGGCGACGGCGGCGGACGGCACGCGCGTGCCGCTTTCCGTTCTCCGGCACTCCTCCGTGTCGCAGGATTCAACCGGCGCGGGCCTGGTCTACGGCTATGGTTCCTACGAGGTCAGCATCGATCCGGGCTTCGGGGTGGCGCGTTTGTCCCTCCTGGACCGCGGAATCGTCATGGTGATCGCCCACATCCGCGGCGGTGGCGAGCTCGGCCGGCACTGGTACGACGACGGCAAGAAGCTCAACAAGAAGAACACCTTCACGGACTTCATCGCAGCAACTGACTGGCTGGCATCCTCCGGCTGGGTGGCGCCGAACCGGATCGCGGCCATGGGCGGCTCTGCAGGCGGCCTGCTGATGGGCGCCGTGGCCAACCTTGCCCCTGAGAAGTATGCCGCGATCGTTGCCGCCGTGCCGTTCGTCGATGCCCTGAACACCATCCTGGACCCCGAACTACCGCTCTCCGCGCTTGAGTGGGAGGAATGGGGCAACCCCATCACCGATCCCGAGGTGTACCAGTACATGAAGTCCTACACTCCGTACGAGAACATCCATGCCGTCTCCTATCCGAAAATTGCAGCAGTGACGTCCTTCAACGACACCCGCGTGTTCTACGTGGAGCCCGCCAAGTGGGTCCAGGCGCTGCGTTCCGAGACCACCGGCACGGCCCCGATCGTCATGAAGATCGAGATGGAAGGTGGACACGGCGGGGCCTCGGGACGGTACGTGCAATGGCGTGAGCGCGCTTGGGACTATGCCTTTGTGGCGGATTCCCTGGGGGCAGTTGACCTGCTGCCGGGGGCGGGGCTCAAGTAA
- a CDS encoding GAF domain-containing sensor histidine kinase has translation MESPVTNDASAPNRALVADPDSVRLEETVAALISAGFLVRTASDAASLAAALESGPSDVVVLDNEFREFLPGNGAPVLLMLDSEEKLDVAALEAWRIADFVHKGQAADFRASRALVLVARAAERMRRRSEAESLRESLRKVSSAIRSTIDPGQIARHLVDGIGEALGAEHVWFTTFPDVRVPQVSAEWNAPGRAPGVLPPELAGEIVLFELAERLWAEADVQPLPQGTPPGRALPGHPGGAGRHSGAGSPSASVVVPVGEGDLVLGVIWIARPDTAHEWTRAEIGLIQHVSGNLAYGLMQSHLIGAQQQVMYKLQELDQAKTDFLTTVNHELRTPLTSITAYLDMIRSGAGGPIPAGVTRMIDVISRNAERLRRLIEDMLTVSHQNTSGDLQLSRVNVGTLLRLVVSTLQPLADSRSLSLTVEHAPGTVTVQADEAKLEQVFANIISNAIKFTPHGGHVAVSSGIASDPGTVPSVVVRVEDTGVGIPETEIDQVFTRFFRASNASTAAIPGSGLGLAIAHDIVERHSGKLDIESGLGVGTTVSVRLPLDTGG, from the coding sequence GTGGAGAGTCCCGTAACGAACGATGCATCGGCGCCAAACCGTGCCTTGGTGGCCGACCCCGACTCCGTGCGTCTCGAAGAGACGGTTGCGGCCCTCATCTCCGCGGGGTTCTTGGTCCGTACAGCGTCCGACGCCGCCTCGCTTGCGGCCGCGTTGGAAAGCGGGCCGAGCGACGTGGTGGTCTTGGACAACGAGTTCCGCGAGTTCCTTCCCGGGAACGGCGCCCCTGTTCTACTCATGCTGGATTCCGAGGAAAAGCTGGATGTCGCAGCCCTGGAAGCCTGGAGAATTGCGGATTTTGTCCACAAGGGCCAAGCCGCGGACTTTCGGGCATCCAGGGCCTTGGTCCTAGTAGCCCGGGCCGCCGAACGGATGCGTCGCCGCTCCGAAGCCGAATCACTACGTGAGAGCCTGCGGAAGGTGTCCTCGGCCATCCGCTCAACCATTGATCCCGGACAGATTGCCCGGCACCTGGTGGATGGTATCGGCGAGGCCCTCGGTGCGGAACACGTCTGGTTCACCACATTCCCGGATGTACGCGTGCCGCAGGTCAGCGCAGAATGGAACGCCCCGGGACGGGCGCCAGGAGTCCTGCCTCCCGAACTGGCCGGCGAAATCGTCTTGTTCGAACTGGCGGAGCGCCTATGGGCCGAAGCGGACGTGCAGCCGCTGCCGCAAGGAACTCCGCCGGGCCGGGCTCTCCCGGGGCACCCCGGTGGCGCAGGTCGGCACAGTGGCGCCGGTTCGCCGTCGGCCTCTGTTGTGGTTCCTGTGGGCGAAGGTGATCTTGTCCTGGGGGTCATCTGGATCGCGCGGCCGGACACCGCGCATGAATGGACCCGAGCTGAAATCGGCCTGATCCAGCACGTTTCGGGGAACTTGGCGTATGGACTGATGCAGAGCCACTTGATTGGCGCACAGCAGCAGGTCATGTACAAACTCCAGGAACTCGACCAAGCCAAGACCGACTTCCTCACCACGGTGAACCACGAACTTAGAACCCCGCTGACGTCCATCACTGCCTATCTGGACATGATCCGCAGCGGGGCCGGCGGACCGATCCCTGCGGGCGTAACGCGGATGATCGACGTCATTTCACGAAATGCCGAACGCCTCCGCCGCCTGATCGAGGACATGCTCACCGTCTCGCACCAGAACACTTCAGGCGATCTCCAATTGAGCCGCGTCAACGTGGGCACCCTACTCAGGCTCGTCGTCTCGACGTTGCAGCCCCTCGCGGACTCCCGTTCGCTGTCCCTCACCGTGGAGCATGCCCCAGGGACCGTGACCGTCCAGGCCGACGAAGCCAAGCTGGAGCAGGTTTTCGCCAACATCATCAGCAACGCAATCAAGTTCACCCCCCACGGCGGCCACGTCGCCGTCAGCAGCGGGATCGCCTCCGATCCAGGGACGGTTCCCAGCGTGGTGGTGCGCGTGGAAGACACCGGCGTCGGGATCCCGGAAACCGAAATCGACCAAGTGTTTACGCGGTTCTTCCGTGCCTCCAATGCCTCCACTGCGGCCATCCCTGGCAGCGGGCTCGGCCTGGCGATAGCCCACGACATTGTGGAGCGCCATTCCGGCAAGCTCGATATCGAGTCCGGACTCGGTGTGGGAACCACGGTCTCGGTCCGGCTTCCTCTGGACACCGGGGGCTAA